TTCTTCCGATTTGAGTCCCTTCTCGTTGAGAGCGTGCATTACGGCTTCATAATCGTCCGGAGCCGTGATCACACGAAAGACTTCCCCTTCATTGACTACGTCTTCGGCTCCGGCTCCCACGGCGAGATCCACGAGTTCGTCTTCGCTGATCTGTGAGGATTCCAAAACGATAACGCCCTTCTTTTCGAATAAGCGACTTACGGAACCGGAAGTCGCAAGGGAACCTCCGAGCTTCGTAAGAATACTTTTGACCTCGGGAGTCGTTCTCGATTTTTTATCCGTGACCGCCGAAACCATGATCGCGATCCCGCCGGGTCCGAAACATTCATAGAGACACTCTTCATAAGTGACTCCTTCCAAATCCCCCGTTCCTTTTTTGATTGCCCTTTCTATATTGTCTTTGGGCATGTTCACTGACTTGGCCTTCAGCACCGCGAGTCTGAGTCTTGGATTTCCTTCGGGATCTCCTCCTCCCATCCTTGCGGCGACCGTGATTTCTTTTCCTACTCTAGTAAATATGGCTCCGCGCTTTGAATCGATCGCGTCTTTCTTACGTTTGATCGTCGCCCATTTCGAATGTCCGGACATGCTTTCGTATCCCCTAAGATTTGCTTTTTGATGACTGGAATCAAACGAGTTTGATTCAGGATGATACTTTCCAGAAATCAAAAAAAAGACATTCTGTCCATCCTTTTCAGAAACGGATTCGCTTGCAAAGAAAAGGGAAAATTCTTTTCGGGAACGGTTCCTTTCCTTAGAAAGGACAAATGGACTCATTTTCAACGGATTCTAAAAAGAATCTTCGGCAATTTCTCTTCGGAAAAAATCTTCTCGCAAGAGCTCTTGCATTCTTTCTCTTTGTGCAATTCTTTATCGTCTGCGATCGCGGCCAGAACCAAGAGAAAAAGGAAATTCTTCTCAAACTCATAGGCGACTTTCAAGTAGATCTGCAAAAAAATCTGCAGACTGCGATTCAGAAACAAGGAGTTGTAGCCGCACTCGAAGTTTGCAAAACGATTTCTCCTCAAAAAGAAGAGGAAATCAAACAAGAATTCCCGGCGATCCGAATCAGAAGAGTTTCCGAAAAACCAAGAAACCCAAATCACAAACCGGAAGAATGGGAAGCCCGCATTTTTAAAGAATGGGCGGAAGCGATTCAGACAGGAATGCCGCCTTATACGGTAATTCTGAGCGAGCCTTCTGGAATCAAAATTCTTAAACCGATCGTTTTGGAGAATCCAACCTGCCTCAAGTGTCACGGCGGTCCGAAGGACATATTCCCGGGCGTTGCGAAAAAGATCGCCGAACTGTATCCAAACGATCAGGCGACCGGTTACAAGCTCGGGGATCTTCGAGGAGCCTTCTCCGCGACTTGGTGATCGTCGAGCGCTTCCGATATATTGAAATTTTTGAATATTCTAAAAATTGAAAATATTTAAAGAGCAGATTCTTTCTTTTTTCCAAACCGGAATTTTGTAGTATTCGGAAATTAGAATTTGATTTGTATTCCGATGCTGATCAGAGGATAGTATTTCACTTTTCCTCCGAACGCCGTCGATTCTATGTAATTCGAGTTGTAGATCGGAGAGGGATTACTCGGGGTCGTGATCCCAGTCAAAGGACTTGTAGAAGAATTTCGGGAATACGGACTGAAATTATTATAAGTTTCGCTGATCTGATTTAGATTCCCGAAAAAATTAATAAATTCCAAATAGGTATTCACGTAACCCCACTGATAATTCATAAATCGATCGATTCGTATGTCGAGTTGATGGAAATCGGGCCATCTTCCCGAGTTGTAATATTCCGAATATTTGGGAGTGTAGAGATTGATTCCGGTGGAAGCGATCGCCGCGGCCTTGTCCGATCCGACGATAGGAGTGATCGGAACGTTCGTAAGATACGTGTATTTGCTTCCGATCTGCCAGTCTTGACCGATCTTCCAGGCCACAACAATGTTCAAAATATGAGTTCTATCATAATCGTATAAAAGAAGTTTATCGTTATCCACCAAAAGTTCGAATTTACCGTCGTCGTAGTAGTTGAGATAATTACCACCTTCGT
The window above is part of the Leptospira stimsonii genome. Proteins encoded here:
- a CDS encoding YebC/PmpR family DNA-binding transcriptional regulator, producing the protein MSGHSKWATIKRKKDAIDSKRGAIFTRVGKEITVAARMGGGDPEGNPRLRLAVLKAKSVNMPKDNIERAIKKGTGDLEGVTYEECLYECFGPGGIAIMVSAVTDKKSRTTPEVKSILTKLGGSLATSGSVSRLFEKKGVIVLESSQISEDELVDLAVGAGAEDVVNEGEVFRVITAPDDYEAVMHALNEKGLKSEESEIRYIALVSSEIADKETAEKVMKLIDQLDGHDDVTSVTSNFELAPSLEKEFE
- a CDS encoding Tll0287-like domain-containing protein, with protein sequence MDSFSTDSKKNLRQFLFGKNLLARALAFFLFVQFFIVCDRGQNQEKKEILLKLIGDFQVDLQKNLQTAIQKQGVVAALEVCKTISPQKEEEIKQEFPAIRIRRVSEKPRNPNHKPEEWEARIFKEWAEAIQTGMPPYTVILSEPSGIKILKPIVLENPTCLKCHGGPKDIFPGVAKKIAELYPNDQATGYKLGDLRGAFSATW